The following coding sequences lie in one Pseudomonas monsensis genomic window:
- a CDS encoding ATP-binding protein: MDNHNDSNSASVLRFGPYAFHLRQRLILEGDRQLRMGGRAMDILQVLLERAGRVVKKEQLIAMVWPTSVVEEINLRVHIAALRRALGDGENGQRYIVNVPQCGYSFIAPVLYDSVTQVVFETLQAPQHNLPARLTPVTGRDSLVGGLVRQLPLCRLLTVTGAPGIGKSTVGLRVAELLLQHYRDGVWQVDLALVDTDTALLAYLLQTLDCDFSTLCRRHALLVLDNCDHVREACAGLVENLQNAAPQLSILVTSREPLQVVLETVQHIPPLAIPKRAAGETADQFMGYSAVQLLVSRARVRQHDFRLREQDLKTVREICLQLDGLPLAIELAAAQIDALALVGLQAQVDNGLQLLSLGRRTAVARHQSMAAALDWSYQRLSEQEQRVLQQLSVFKIAFTLEAALAVIMRPALSSSMLITVIEGLVRKSLLMVERSNGALRYRMLNTTRRYAREQLEGSGERLDVERRHTRYIRRMRKESSAQLAAQLVE; this comes from the coding sequence ATGGACAATCACAACGATTCGAACTCGGCGTCGGTGCTGCGTTTCGGCCCGTATGCGTTTCATTTGCGGCAACGTCTGATCCTTGAAGGTGATCGGCAGTTGCGCATGGGCGGGCGCGCCATGGACATTTTGCAGGTGCTGCTCGAACGTGCCGGGCGCGTGGTCAAAAAAGAACAGTTGATTGCCATGGTCTGGCCGACTTCGGTCGTCGAAGAGATCAATCTGCGCGTGCACATCGCTGCCCTGAGACGGGCGCTGGGTGATGGTGAGAACGGCCAGCGCTACATCGTCAACGTGCCGCAATGCGGTTACAGCTTTATTGCCCCGGTGCTTTACGACAGTGTCACGCAAGTGGTCTTCGAAACCCTGCAAGCGCCCCAGCACAATCTTCCCGCACGGCTGACCCCGGTCACCGGGCGTGATTCGCTGGTCGGCGGTCTGGTACGACAGCTGCCCCTGTGTCGGCTGCTGACGGTGACCGGCGCACCGGGGATCGGCAAATCCACCGTAGGGCTGCGTGTCGCCGAACTGCTGCTGCAACATTATCGCGATGGCGTGTGGCAGGTTGACCTGGCCTTGGTCGACACTGATACGGCGCTGCTTGCCTATCTGTTGCAGACCCTCGATTGCGACTTTTCCACGCTCTGTCGTCGCCATGCGCTGCTGGTGCTGGATAACTGCGACCACGTGCGCGAAGCCTGTGCCGGGCTGGTGGAAAACCTGCAGAACGCCGCGCCGCAACTGTCGATTCTCGTGACCAGTCGCGAACCCTTGCAAGTCGTTCTGGAAACCGTCCAGCACATCCCGCCGCTGGCCATTCCCAAGCGTGCGGCAGGCGAAACGGCGGACCAGTTCATGGGGTACTCGGCGGTGCAATTACTCGTCAGTCGGGCGCGGGTTCGCCAGCATGATTTCCGGTTGCGCGAGCAGGATTTGAAAACCGTGCGCGAGATCTGTCTCCAGCTCGACGGCTTGCCGTTGGCCATCGAGTTGGCCGCGGCGCAGATCGACGCGCTGGCGCTGGTGGGCTTGCAGGCGCAAGTCGATAACGGGCTGCAACTGCTCAGCCTCGGCAGACGCACGGCGGTGGCGCGCCACCAGTCGATGGCGGCCGCGCTCGACTGGAGCTACCAACGCTTGAGCGAGCAGGAGCAACGGGTGCTGCAGCAGTTATCGGTGTTCAAGATCGCATTCACCCTGGAGGCCGCGCTGGCGGTAATCATGCGCCCGGCGTTGAGCAGCTCCATGCTGATCACCGTTATCGAAGGGTTGGTCCGCAAGTCGCTGCTGATGGTGGAGCGGAGCAACGGTGCGCTGCGTTATCGAATGCTCAACACCACGCGGCGATACGCCCGTGAGCAGCTTGAAGGCAGTGGTGAAAGGCTCGACGTCGAGCGGCGACACACGCGGTACATCAGGCGTATGCGCAAAGAATCAAGCGCACAACTGGCCGCGCAACTCGTTGAGTAG